One genomic window of Capricornis sumatraensis isolate serow.1 chromosome 15, serow.2, whole genome shotgun sequence includes the following:
- the LOC138091070 gene encoding beta-defensin 116-like, with translation MKPCLMTISILLILVHKTPGGLFRSYYGKSQEESWNPCQLHQGTCRNACRKHELQYLTCLNHEKCCLKFFVKVATANNVKEESNSNSGLSVTMLSNYSQI, from the exons ATGAAGCCTTGTTTAATGACCATTTCCATCCTTCTGATCCTGGTTCATAAGACTCCAG GTGGCCTGTTCAGATCCTATTATGGCAAGAGCCAGGAAGAGTCTTGGAATCCATGCCAGCTTCACCAAGGCACATGCCGAAATGCCTGCAGAAAACATGAACTTCAGTACTTAACCTGCCTAAACCATGAAAAGTGCTGCCTAAAATTTTTTGTGAAAGTGGCAACGGCAAACAATGTGAAGGAGGAGTCTAACTCCAACTCCGGTTTGTCAGTTACAATGCTTTCAAACTATTCTCAGATTTGA